The proteins below come from a single Thermodesulfobacteriota bacterium genomic window:
- a CDS encoding ABC transporter substrate-binding protein: MNAKNFFIIGFVLSLTVLLSSGKFTYAKEARGVTDDTIELGVIVDLTGPIAVNTIPYLEAARNYFRYVNEQGGINGRKVKLIVEDDRYSIPVAMAAFKKLLYRDRVLALLGPAGTPQTVALSAQIDKLKVPVITLSISRMWKEKKYIFVMALPYEDGIRTTVDYIANDLKGKGSRIGFTTFDNDYGRNGLSAAREQAKLYDIQIYNEVLNPGALDATSQILKLKKNKLKNVIAHQEIGTTVVLLREARKYSFDPAFLGGYAASFEEIVKLAGKAAEKFIGVHYINSWYDEGRGMTTLREIAEKYQPGKGMRNKFYTEGWINAMIYTEAMKRAGKELNYDTMVESLEGFRDFDTKGLCPPITFKKGDHIGGKQCRFFKSDVEKGLLVPLTGWREPKEKD; the protein is encoded by the coding sequence ATGAATGCCAAGAATTTTTTTATAATCGGATTTGTTTTAAGTTTAACGGTTTTATTGTCTTCAGGCAAATTTACTTATGCTAAAGAAGCAAGAGGGGTAACAGACGACACTATTGAACTTGGGGTAATAGTTGATCTTACAGGCCCTATTGCTGTAAACACTATACCCTACCTTGAAGCGGCAAGAAATTACTTCCGGTACGTAAATGAGCAGGGTGGAATTAATGGAAGAAAAGTAAAATTAATTGTTGAAGATGACCGCTATTCTATTCCCGTAGCTATGGCAGCCTTCAAAAAACTCCTGTACAGGGATAGGGTACTGGCTCTTCTCGGGCCCGCAGGAACCCCGCAAACAGTAGCCTTATCAGCACAGATTGATAAATTGAAAGTTCCGGTTATAACCCTGAGCATATCCAGAATGTGGAAGGAGAAGAAATATATCTTCGTTATGGCGCTCCCTTATGAGGATGGGATTAGAACAACCGTCGACTACATAGCCAATGACTTAAAGGGAAAGGGATCGAGGATCGGTTTTACTACCTTTGACAATGACTACGGCAGAAATGGCCTTTCCGCAGCCAGAGAACAGGCCAAGTTGTATGACATCCAAATATATAATGAGGTACTAAACCCGGGTGCCCTCGATGCTACCTCTCAGATTCTTAAGTTAAAGAAAAATAAACTCAAGAATGTAATAGCCCATCAGGAGATCGGAACTACCGTGGTGTTGTTGAGGGAGGCAAGGAAGTATTCATTTGACCCTGCTTTTCTCGGGGGATATGCTGCTTCTTTCGAGGAAATCGTGAAATTGGCGGGTAAGGCAGCGGAGAAATTCATAGGGGTTCATTATATTAATTCCTGGTATGATGAAGGTCGTGGGATGACCACGTTAAGGGAGATTGCTGAAAAATACCAGCCGGGTAAAGGGATGCGAAATAAATTTTATACTGAGGGCTGGATTAATGCAATGATCTATACAGAGGCTATGAAAAGGGCAGGGAAAGAACTGAATTACGATACGATGGTGGAGTCTCTGGAGGGCTTCAGGGATTTTGATACAAAAGGTCTTTGTCCTCCAATCACCTTTAAGAAAGGTGACCATATAGGTGGAAAACAATGCAGATTTTTCAAATCTGATGTGGAGAAAGGGTTGCTGGTTCCTCTTACAGGATGGAGGGAGCCTAAAGAGAAAGATTAA
- a CDS encoding ABC transporter substrate-binding protein, which produces MMKNILVVVVALFTVLTLFCAQPVNAEVRGVTNRAIKIGIIFGITGPTANLGVQVTEAARTYVRYINDHGGVNGRQLDLCIEDDRYSIPPALAALKKLVYRDKVFTMIGPGSASCLNVLWKHIEKEKLPTMSIVMPEVAFSPAKRYIFGVMDIYPGQVKLLVDYMIKDFKLKDPMIAVVYPDTETGKIDLVPTIERLKKYNLTPVTKEVLNPGAIDASSQVMNIKRYQANAVVHVGTIPTTTVPLLKDLRKYGLKIPVFGSWGAMIAEDINLIGEAANQFYSVHATSQWDGEGHGVETMRKITLQYHPGTGKTPRGSMYTHTWICINMLVEGLKRAGKNLDEEALISALEGIKNYDTGGLCGPITYSSTSHKGGNSWKIYKADPISRKWTALTGWKAVD; this is translated from the coding sequence ATGATGAAAAATATTCTTGTGGTGGTTGTAGCTTTGTTTACAGTTTTGACTCTATTCTGTGCACAACCTGTTAATGCTGAAGTACGAGGGGTAACAAACAGGGCAATAAAGATAGGTATTATTTTTGGTATAACAGGCCCCACAGCAAATCTTGGTGTCCAGGTAACTGAGGCGGCAAGGACTTATGTCAGGTATATCAACGATCACGGTGGTGTCAATGGCAGGCAGTTGGACCTATGTATAGAGGATGACCGTTATTCAATCCCACCTGCCCTTGCGGCTCTTAAAAAGCTGGTATATAGAGATAAGGTTTTTACTATGATAGGACCCGGATCTGCCAGTTGCCTTAACGTTTTGTGGAAGCACATCGAGAAAGAAAAGCTACCGACCATGTCGATTGTAATGCCTGAGGTAGCTTTTAGCCCGGCAAAGAGGTACATATTTGGCGTCATGGATATCTATCCGGGACAGGTGAAGCTTCTTGTCGACTATATGATAAAAGACTTCAAACTGAAGGATCCCATGATTGCAGTAGTATATCCTGACACTGAGACAGGGAAGATTGACCTTGTACCTACAATAGAGAGGCTCAAGAAATACAATTTAACGCCTGTAACGAAAGAAGTACTGAATCCGGGGGCTATTGATGCGAGCTCGCAGGTAATGAACATAAAAAGGTACCAGGCAAATGCCGTAGTCCATGTCGGAACCATTCCGACAACAACAGTTCCCCTGCTCAAGGATTTAAGGAAGTATGGATTAAAGATACCGGTCTTCGGCAGTTGGGGGGCGATGATTGCGGAGGATATAAACCTAATTGGTGAAGCAGCAAACCAATTCTACTCTGTCCATGCCACATCTCAGTGGGACGGTGAAGGGCATGGTGTAGAAACCATGAGAAAAATAACACTCCAGTATCACCCGGGAACGGGGAAAACCCCTAGGGGTAGCATGTACACACACACATGGATCTGTATTAACATGCTGGTAGAGGGTCTCAAGAGGGCCGGGAAGAATCTGGACGAAGAAGCTCTGATAAGTGCCCTTGAGGGCATCAAAAACTATGATACTGGTGGACTCTGTGGTCCTATCACCTATAGTTCTACCAGCCATAAAGGTGGAAACTCATGGAAGATATACAAGGCCGACCCCATCAGCCGAAAATGGACCGCTCTGACCGGCTGGAAGGCTGTTGATTAA